Proteins from a single region of Runella sp. SP2:
- a CDS encoding (2Fe-2S)-binding protein gives MAKYNLIINGKKAQVEADADTPILWVIRDTIGLKGTKFGCGMGLCGACTVHLNGQAIRSCQTPISSVKATAKITTIEGISANIDHVVQKAWIQEQVPQCGYCQSGQIMSAVALLKSNPTPTDEDIDTYMAGNICRCGTYERIRKAIHVAANEMKKK, from the coding sequence ATGGCGAAATATAACTTAATCATAAACGGTAAAAAAGCGCAAGTCGAAGCGGATGCTGACACCCCAATTTTATGGGTAATCAGAGATACCATAGGGCTAAAAGGTACAAAATTCGGCTGTGGCATGGGGCTTTGTGGTGCCTGTACGGTTCATCTAAATGGTCAAGCCATTCGCTCGTGTCAAACGCCTATTTCGTCTGTCAAAGCAACGGCTAAAATTACGACCATCGAGGGTATTTCAGCCAATATCGACCACGTGGTACAGAAAGCATGGATTCAGGAACAAGTGCCTCAATGTGGCTATTGTCAGTCGGGGCAAATTATGTCGGCAGTGGCATTATTAAAATCAAATCCAACGCCTACTGATGAAGACATTGATACTTACATGGCAGGCAATATCTGTCGATGTGGTACGTATGAGCGTATCCGTAAAGCCATTCATGTGGCAGCAAACGAAATGAAAAAGAAATAA
- a CDS encoding AraC family transcriptional regulator, giving the protein MIIYDSIKTYNETFNHPTLHPLISVLDLSKGNPLKRDKFRMDFYAIIIKDSKCGDLRYGLRYYDYDEGSIIFFAPGQITTSEPEGEWHQPYGLALIFHPDLIKGTSLGKQIHEYTFFNYDSYEALHVSEKERNLVDICFANIELEIKQNMDAHSKKLIVANIELLLKYCSRFYDRQFITREHVNHGIIEQFEQKLNEYFQGEELKFNGLPSVAYFANELHLSANYFGDLVKKQTGKTALEYIQLRLIDLAKERIFDNSKSVSEIAYELGFKYPQHFTRFFKQKVGVSPVEYRIGIN; this is encoded by the coding sequence ATGATTATTTATGATAGCATAAAAACCTATAATGAAACCTTCAATCACCCTACCTTACACCCGCTCATCAGTGTGCTGGATTTGAGCAAAGGCAACCCTTTGAAGCGAGACAAATTCCGAATGGATTTCTATGCCATCATCATCAAAGACAGCAAATGTGGCGACTTACGATATGGCTTGAGGTACTATGATTATGACGAAGGAAGCATTATTTTTTTTGCTCCAGGGCAAATTACCACCTCCGAACCCGAAGGCGAATGGCATCAACCCTATGGCCTTGCCCTTATTTTTCATCCCGATTTAATCAAAGGAACGAGCTTAGGCAAGCAAATTCACGAATACACCTTTTTTAACTACGATTCTTACGAAGCACTGCACGTTTCGGAGAAAGAAAGAAACTTGGTGGATATTTGTTTTGCAAATATTGAATTGGAAATCAAGCAAAATATGGATGCCCACAGCAAAAAACTCATCGTGGCCAACATTGAATTGTTATTGAAATATTGTAGCCGTTTCTACGACCGCCAATTCATCACGCGGGAACACGTAAATCACGGAATTATCGAACAATTTGAGCAAAAACTAAATGAATATTTTCAAGGTGAAGAACTAAAATTCAACGGCTTACCTTCGGTGGCATACTTTGCCAATGAATTACATCTCTCTGCCAATTATTTTGGTGATTTGGTAAAAAAACAAACAGGTAAAACAGCTTTAGAATACATACAGCTTCGCTTGATAGATTTAGCCAAAGAACGCATCTTCGACAACAGCAAATCGGTGAGCGAAATAGCCTACGAATTGGGTTTCAAATATCCGCAGCATTTTACCCGATTTTTTAAGCAAAAAGTGGGGGTAAGTCCTGTGGAGTATCGTATTGGAATAAATTAA
- a CDS encoding 3-oxoacid CoA-transferase subunit B: protein MDKFGIAKRIAKELRDGYYVNLGIGIPTLVANYIPEGINVVLQSENGLLGIGPFPTEENVDADLINAGKQTVTIQAGSSLFSSAESFAMIRGEHVDLTILGAMEVSENGDIANWKIPGKMVKGMGGAMDLVASAKNIIVAMQHVNKAGESKLLKSCTLPLTGIGCVKKIVTELGVFEVVPEGGFKLLEIAPGITVEYIQSVTEGKLIVEGEVPVIEV from the coding sequence CTGGACAAATTCGGCATCGCCAAACGCATTGCCAAAGAACTCCGCGATGGCTATTACGTCAATTTAGGCATTGGAATCCCCACGTTAGTCGCCAATTATATCCCCGAAGGCATTAACGTAGTACTTCAATCCGAAAATGGTTTGCTCGGCATTGGTCCATTCCCAACGGAGGAAAATGTGGATGCAGACCTCATCAACGCAGGCAAACAAACTGTGACCATACAAGCAGGTTCGTCGTTGTTCAGTTCGGCGGAGAGTTTTGCCATGATTCGCGGTGAGCACGTGGACTTGACGATTTTGGGTGCGATGGAAGTGTCCGAAAACGGGGACATCGCCAACTGGAAAATCCCTGGCAAGATGGTGAAAGGCATGGGTGGTGCAATGGATTTGGTAGCCTCGGCTAAAAATATCATTGTAGCCATGCAGCACGTCAATAAAGCGGGAGAGTCTAAGTTGTTGAAAAGCTGTACGTTGCCGCTGACGGGTATTGGCTGCGTTAAAAAAATTGTGACCGAACTCGGGGTTTTTGAAGTAGTGCCCGAGGGAGGCTTCAAACTGCTCGAAATAGCCCCTGGCATTACGGTCGAATACATTCAATCAGTCACGGAAGGCAAGCTAATTGTGGAAGGCGAAGTGCCTGTGATTGAGGTATAA
- a CDS encoding DUF3237 domain-containing protein, whose translation MEFEFAFELRVEVADIQFMGDTHRGNRRMIPITGGTFEGPAIKGKIQAGGYDWQVIRTDGVAELDARYVLQTDDGALITIVNQGLRRGPAEVMKRLSEGKEVDPSEYYFRSIPVFETADPKYVWLSQSVFVATGIRKPDKVMIQVYKIN comes from the coding sequence ATGGAATTTGAATTTGCTTTTGAATTGAGGGTAGAGGTTGCCGATATACAATTTATGGGCGATACCCACCGTGGCAATCGTCGTATGATTCCCATTACGGGAGGGACGTTTGAAGGGCCAGCCATCAAAGGAAAGATTCAAGCAGGAGGATACGATTGGCAGGTAATTCGTACGGATGGGGTAGCGGAGTTGGATGCCCGTTATGTACTTCAAACCGATGATGGTGCCTTGATTACGATTGTTAACCAAGGACTTCGGCGAGGGCCTGCGGAGGTGATGAAACGTTTGTCGGAAGGAAAAGAAGTGGATCCGTCAGAATATTACTTTCGGTCTATTCCTGTATTTGAAACCGCCGACCCAAAGTACGTATGGCTGTCTCAATCGGTGTTTGTGGCAACGGGGATTCGTAAGCCTGACAAAGTGATGATTCAGGTCTATAAAATAAACTAA
- a CDS encoding flavin-dependent oxidoreductase: MKIIVIGGGIGGLTTALCLHKAGFDVVVYESVKEVKPLGVGINTLPHSVRVLTHLGLQETMAKNAIETTDLVYFNKFGQQFWTEPRGRFAGYKWPQFSIHRGTLQMLLWEEAKQVLGEEKLIPNHHLSHFEQNETEVKAIFINRETGESIRQETGDLLIGADGINSVVRQQLYPNEGPPVYSENVLYRGTTRMKPFLNGTSMAMIGSMQQKMVVYPIDPTPDENGNFLINWVGNLKEGKSKLTARDWNREADKARLVEIYKDWTFDWLDVPAMIDGAKAVYEFPMSDRNPLDRWTFGRVTLLGDAAHPMYPIGSNGASQAILDADYLMECLLKFKNPLAALEAYDQERVPAAAKVVLQNRAKGPDQIMDLMEERFPQGFSSEEIPHDELEQVMEHYKKVAGFDVQTLNLKG; the protein is encoded by the coding sequence ATGAAAATTATTGTAATTGGCGGAGGAATTGGAGGACTAACTACCGCGCTTTGCCTTCACAAAGCAGGGTTTGATGTGGTCGTGTATGAATCCGTAAAAGAAGTAAAACCCCTCGGCGTCGGAATCAATACGCTGCCTCATTCGGTACGAGTACTTACCCACCTTGGTCTGCAAGAAACAATGGCAAAAAATGCCATTGAAACCACTGATTTGGTGTATTTCAATAAGTTTGGGCAGCAGTTTTGGACGGAGCCTCGCGGACGTTTTGCAGGATATAAATGGCCTCAATTCTCCATTCACCGAGGTACGTTGCAGATGCTTCTGTGGGAGGAAGCCAAACAAGTACTTGGCGAGGAAAAGCTCATTCCTAACCATCATTTGTCGCATTTTGAGCAAAATGAAACGGAGGTCAAAGCGATTTTTATCAATCGGGAAACGGGTGAAAGTATTCGGCAGGAAACAGGAGATTTATTAATTGGTGCTGACGGAATCAACTCAGTAGTTCGTCAACAGTTGTATCCAAACGAAGGGCCACCTGTGTATTCCGAAAACGTACTTTATCGAGGAACAACTCGTATGAAACCATTTTTGAACGGTACGTCGATGGCAATGATTGGAAGTATGCAGCAAAAAATGGTGGTGTATCCCATTGACCCTACGCCCGACGAGAATGGAAATTTTCTTATCAACTGGGTGGGTAATTTGAAAGAAGGGAAATCGAAACTTACTGCACGCGACTGGAACCGCGAAGCTGATAAGGCGCGATTGGTAGAAATTTACAAAGATTGGACGTTTGACTGGCTGGATGTGCCTGCGATGATTGACGGAGCCAAAGCGGTGTATGAGTTTCCGATGAGCGACCGTAACCCGCTCGACCGCTGGACGTTTGGACGAGTGACGCTTTTGGGTGATGCGGCGCATCCGATGTACCCAATTGGTTCAAATGGAGCGTCACAGGCTATTTTGGATGCCGATTATTTGATGGAATGTTTGCTCAAATTTAAAAATCCTTTGGCGGCGTTGGAGGCTTACGACCAAGAGCGAGTGCCAGCCGCAGCCAAGGTGGTGCTTCAAAACCGCGCCAAAGGCCCCGACCAAATCATGGACTTGATGGAAGAACGTTTTCCTCAAGGGTTTTCTTCCGAAGAAATTCCGCATGATGAGTTGGAACAAGTCATGGAACACTACAAAAAAGTAGCGGGCTTTGATGTGCAAACCCTGAATTTGAAAGGATAA
- a CDS encoding acyl-CoA dehydrogenase: MTKLFSRETIDFLLNEVIEVEQLLHWNYFNAHSSETFAMTLDNATKISQRIMQANYVSSDRHPPVLENGSVSVHAGIHTFVKAYADSGLLSATFPFEWGGQQLPKTVNAAVEFICMCGHNSFIMFTDLMVGCANLILTYGDEAQKQQFLPQLLSGQWGGTMCLTEPQAGSALSEITTMAVPQADGTYKIRGQKIFISAGDHDVTDNIIHLVLARIEGAPRGTKGISLFMVPAPKPPMGANDVKSIGVIHKMGQKATPALHLGFGQENNCTGYLLGEPNQGLSQMFQMMNGARLGVGLTGIAIASAAYHTSLQYAQERVQGKGLSAKLAEKGSVAIKQHPDVRRMLLTQKVITEGTLAFIMQCYYYMDLLKVCQTEEERMKYDALLELLTPVAKTYGAEMGNVSVNQGLQVLGGYGYSEDFTLEQMARDVRIMSIYEGTTGIQSQALLGRQIVKNKGFALQIWKEEVEKDVTKAFLTPELSAYGEKLKEALGKFDQVTRELLSIAAAGDNEAFLADATLYMEFFGILNVAWQWLRIGVVSQQNLSTMSEKSGFYDSKIHAMKFYFTYELSKIDYLAKVVVNKERLTTVAETEILF; encoded by the coding sequence ATGACGAAATTATTTTCGCGGGAGACCATTGATTTTCTGCTTAATGAAGTAATTGAAGTGGAGCAGTTGCTTCATTGGAACTACTTTAACGCACACAGTTCCGAAACTTTTGCCATGACATTGGATAATGCAACGAAGATTAGTCAGCGCATCATGCAGGCCAATTATGTGTCATCCGACCGTCATCCCCCTGTGCTAGAAAATGGGAGCGTCTCGGTACATGCGGGCATACATACTTTTGTCAAAGCGTATGCAGACTCGGGGCTTTTATCGGCCACTTTTCCTTTTGAATGGGGCGGGCAACAATTGCCCAAAACTGTGAATGCTGCCGTAGAATTTATTTGTATGTGTGGTCACAACAGTTTTATCATGTTTACTGACTTGATGGTGGGTTGTGCCAATCTGATTTTGACCTATGGTGATGAGGCTCAAAAACAACAGTTTTTACCCCAATTGCTGTCGGGACAATGGGGAGGTACGATGTGTTTGACCGAACCACAAGCGGGAAGTGCGTTGTCAGAAATCACAACAATGGCTGTACCACAAGCCGATGGAACGTACAAAATCAGAGGTCAAAAAATATTTATTTCGGCAGGCGACCATGATGTAACTGATAATATCATTCATCTTGTTTTAGCCAGAATCGAAGGTGCTCCACGCGGAACAAAAGGAATCTCCCTTTTTATGGTTCCAGCCCCCAAACCGCCAATGGGGGCTAATGATGTTAAATCTATTGGAGTGATTCACAAAATGGGTCAAAAAGCGACTCCTGCGTTGCATTTGGGGTTTGGGCAAGAAAATAATTGTACAGGATACTTGCTGGGAGAACCGAATCAGGGTTTGTCTCAAATGTTTCAAATGATGAATGGTGCGCGTTTGGGCGTTGGGTTGACAGGTATTGCTATTGCTTCTGCGGCTTATCATACCTCATTACAGTACGCGCAAGAGCGCGTGCAAGGCAAAGGATTGTCGGCCAAATTAGCCGAAAAAGGGTCGGTGGCTATCAAGCAGCATCCCGATGTTCGTAGAATGTTGTTGACCCAAAAAGTCATTACCGAAGGGACATTGGCGTTTATCATGCAGTGCTACTACTACATGGATTTGCTCAAAGTTTGCCAAACGGAAGAGGAACGAATGAAATACGATGCTTTGCTCGAATTACTTACTCCTGTGGCCAAAACCTACGGTGCCGAAATGGGAAATGTATCTGTTAATCAAGGCTTGCAAGTGCTTGGAGGATATGGGTATAGTGAGGATTTTACGTTGGAACAAATGGCGCGCGACGTGCGAATTATGAGTATTTATGAAGGAACAACGGGGATACAGTCGCAGGCACTTTTAGGAAGACAAATAGTTAAAAACAAAGGGTTTGCGTTGCAGATTTGGAAAGAAGAAGTTGAAAAAGATGTAACAAAAGCTTTCCTTACTCCTGAATTGAGTGCTTATGGTGAGAAACTGAAAGAGGCTTTAGGGAAGTTTGACCAAGTCACTCGCGAGTTACTTTCTATTGCCGCCGCAGGTGACAACGAGGCTTTTTTGGCCGACGCTACGCTCTACATGGAGTTTTTTGGCATACTCAACGTTGCTTGGCAGTGGCTGAGAATCGGGGTGGTTTCCCAACAAAATCTTTCGACAATGTCCGAAAAATCAGGCTTTTACGACTCTAAGATTCATGCGATGAAATTTTATTTTACCTACGAACTTTCCAAAATTGACTATCTAGCAAAAGTGGTCGTAAATAAAGAACGGCTAACGACCGTTGCAGAAACCGAAATCCTTTTTTAA
- a CDS encoding multidrug effflux MFS transporter yields MTKKQEQNIILLLGALQGIGPFSTDMYLAAFPTIAQELNVTIAEVAYSMSSYFVGICLGQLLNGPLIDRFGRKNPLLIMLGLYILASIGCSMVNSVEGLIVLRFFQAIGGSMGMVANRAIVRDVFPANRLAQVFSTMTLVMGIAPIIAPSVGGFVVVGMGWRAIFWVLAAFASLVLGLVYFFLPESRGKDRSVSLKPKAVLTDFYSILQNRAFLGFTLVAAMNTAGIFAFIANAPFVYMKLLGLNEQTFGWVFGLNAAFFVVGSQLNRWLLKYHSSETIAKRGLLVQALMGVALVVVVAFSYLSLGSLMSLIAVYTFCLGMIGANAMALAIRPFSKNVGSATALLGSFQMGAGAVASAICSYFDDGTAMPMVSVMAGVAFVGLLGLWFGTNHTQKSDKNDEIIFAGDH; encoded by the coding sequence ATGACAAAAAAACAAGAACAAAACATCATTTTATTATTAGGAGCCTTGCAAGGAATTGGTCCTTTTTCGACCGATATGTACTTGGCGGCTTTTCCTACCATTGCCCAAGAATTGAACGTAACCATCGCCGAAGTCGCTTATTCGATGAGTAGCTATTTCGTCGGGATTTGCTTGGGACAACTTCTTAATGGCCCTCTTATTGACCGTTTTGGACGTAAAAATCCTCTTCTTATAATGCTTGGGTTATACATTCTAGCAAGTATTGGCTGTTCGATGGTCAATTCCGTTGAAGGCTTAATTGTGCTCCGCTTTTTTCAGGCCATTGGCGGAAGCATGGGAATGGTGGCCAATCGCGCCATTGTTAGAGATGTTTTTCCTGCCAACCGTTTGGCGCAAGTTTTTTCAACCATGACATTGGTGATGGGCATTGCCCCCATCATTGCACCTTCAGTGGGTGGATTTGTCGTGGTTGGTATGGGTTGGAGAGCTATCTTCTGGGTATTAGCGGCATTTGCAAGTCTTGTACTAGGTTTGGTCTATTTCTTTTTACCTGAATCTCGCGGAAAAGACCGAAGCGTATCTCTAAAACCAAAAGCTGTTCTAACTGACTTCTATTCCATTTTGCAAAACCGCGCGTTTTTAGGTTTCACCCTAGTGGCTGCCATGAACACGGCGGGAATTTTTGCTTTTATAGCCAATGCGCCCTTTGTTTATATGAAACTCCTTGGGCTCAACGAACAGACTTTTGGCTGGGTATTTGGTCTAAATGCTGCCTTTTTTGTGGTCGGAAGCCAATTAAATCGTTGGTTATTGAAATATCATTCCAGCGAAACCATTGCTAAAAGAGGGTTGCTGGTACAAGCGCTAATGGGCGTTGCATTGGTGGTTGTCGTGGCATTTTCGTATCTCTCGTTAGGCTCTTTAATGAGCCTGATAGCCGTTTATACCTTTTGTTTAGGTATGATTGGTGCCAATGCGATGGCTTTGGCGATTAGACCTTTTTCCAAAAATGTAGGTTCGGCTACAGCATTACTTGGAAGTTTTCAAATGGGGGCAGGAGCGGTTGCCTCAGCCATTTGTAGCTATTTTGATGACGGTACGGCCATGCCTATGGTGAGTGTCATGGCTGGAGTGGCATTTGTTGGGTTGTTAGGATTGTGGTTTGGTACAAATCATACTCAGAAATCAGATAAAAATGACGAAATTATTTTCGCGGGAGACCATTGA
- a CDS encoding type II toxin-antitoxin system RelE/ParE family toxin translates to MKNEVYTTPYFDNRYKRLSKKFNSLDEDVEQLVNALLENPKIGEALGAGLYKIRLSVKSKGKGKSGGFRVISYLFEETEEGCVIYLVAIYDKSEESTLTKKALLEIVKEAFE, encoded by the coding sequence ATGAAAAATGAGGTTTACACAACGCCTTATTTTGACAATCGCTATAAAAGGCTTTCTAAAAAGTTCAATTCTCTTGATGAAGATGTAGAGCAGCTGGTTAATGCACTTCTTGAAAATCCAAAAATAGGTGAGGCACTTGGGGCTGGGCTTTATAAGATTCGGTTGTCAGTAAAGAGTAAAGGGAAGGGAAAAAGTGGCGGATTTAGGGTGATTTCATACCTTTTTGAAGAAACGGAGGAGGGGTGTGTCATCTATCTGGTCGCAATATATGATAAATCTGAGGAAAGTACTCTCACTAAAAAAGCCCTACTTGAAATCGTAAAGGAAGCTTTTGAGTAA
- the pcaF gene encoding 3-oxoadipyl-CoA thiolase, with product MKEAFIIDAIRTPIGSFGGSLSPVRADDLAALPIIELIKRNPSIPAEAIEDVILGCHNQAGEDNRNVARMALLLAGLPYTVPGETVNRLCSSGMSAVVHANRAIKAGDGEVFIAGGVEHMTRGPWVISKTSKPFGNDAQMFDSSFGWRFVNPKMQKMYGTDAMGVTAENLAEMYNISREDQDLFALRSQQKAAAAQQNGILAEEIVPVEMTDRKGNVTVFDKDEFIKPGTTLEGLAKLKPAFKKEGGTVTAGNASGLNDGAAAMFIASEEAVKSYNLTPKARIISSAVVGVEPRIMGIGPVGATQKALQKAGLTLDDMAVIEFNEAFSAQCLAVSRNLGLADDDARINPNGGAIALGHPLGMSGTRIVQAAVNQLVRTNQRYALASMCVGVGMGYAVVLERV from the coding sequence ATGAAAGAAGCATTTATCATAGATGCCATTCGGACTCCGATTGGTAGCTTTGGTGGCAGTTTGTCACCCGTAAGAGCTGATGATTTAGCGGCCTTACCCATCATTGAATTGATAAAAAGGAACCCTTCGATTCCAGCGGAAGCGATTGAAGATGTGATTTTGGGTTGTCACAACCAAGCAGGGGAGGACAATCGTAATGTAGCGCGGATGGCGTTACTGTTGGCAGGACTTCCTTACACAGTTCCTGGGGAAACCGTCAACCGATTGTGTTCTTCTGGGATGTCAGCCGTGGTTCACGCCAATCGCGCCATCAAAGCAGGTGATGGGGAAGTATTTATCGCTGGAGGGGTGGAACACATGACGCGTGGCCCTTGGGTGATTTCAAAAACCTCAAAACCCTTTGGCAACGACGCCCAAATGTTTGATTCGAGCTTTGGCTGGCGTTTTGTTAACCCCAAAATGCAAAAAATGTACGGCACCGACGCCATGGGGGTGACAGCGGAAAATTTGGCCGAAATGTACAATATCAGTCGCGAAGACCAAGATTTGTTTGCCTTACGTTCTCAACAAAAAGCAGCAGCGGCTCAGCAAAATGGGATTTTGGCTGAAGAGATTGTTCCCGTTGAAATGACCGACCGCAAAGGCAATGTAACGGTTTTTGACAAAGACGAATTTATCAAGCCAGGTACCACTTTGGAAGGATTAGCCAAGCTAAAACCTGCCTTCAAAAAAGAAGGTGGGACGGTCACGGCGGGCAATGCTTCGGGCTTAAACGACGGGGCAGCGGCCATGTTTATTGCGTCGGAAGAGGCGGTGAAAAGCTATAATCTCACTCCTAAAGCGCGTATTATTAGCTCGGCGGTAGTGGGCGTAGAGCCTCGGATTATGGGGATTGGGCCCGTGGGAGCAACCCAAAAAGCCCTTCAAAAAGCAGGATTGACGCTCGATGACATGGCGGTAATTGAGTTTAATGAAGCGTTTTCGGCTCAATGTTTGGCGGTGTCGCGCAATCTTGGCTTGGCCGATGACGACGCCCGTATCAATCCCAACGGAGGAGCCATTGCCCTTGGGCATCCGCTTGGTATGTCGGGGACGCGTATTGTGCAAGCGGCAGTAAATCAGCTTGTTCGTACTAATCAACGTTATGCCTTGGCTTCCATGTGTGTAGGCGTCGGTATGGGTTATGCCGTGGTGCTTGAGCGGGTGTAG
- a CDS encoding DUF6843 domain-containing protein yields MKDKKYIFGLTIIILTFLVSLNPYLLIFTVPAFIIGVGILWFSKTKILAKTLWTVLPLLFWYPSMHLFFYLSGIIGTATAQKLDFNFPDNFKGKAIVVQQIDGGQEIIKKDGREQLNFPENGILLYKGKIESGYINHQYFYVTNAGDRKKIPERANYMFWDDAKTKTSSSEVGIWFEGMGMATQIPPDKLSEYKYLEMIVSSKDSLEKYYDFQYNKRTDSLKYEIMKQCR; encoded by the coding sequence TTGAAAGATAAAAAATACATATTCGGACTGACAATAATTATTCTGACCTTTTTGGTTTCACTTAACCCATATTTGCTAATTTTTACTGTTCCTGCTTTTATTATCGGAGTTGGAATTTTATGGTTTAGTAAGACAAAGATTTTAGCGAAGACACTTTGGACAGTTTTACCATTATTATTTTGGTATCCTTCGATGCATTTGTTTTTTTATTTGTCAGGAATTATTGGAACAGCGACCGCTCAAAAACTTGACTTCAATTTTCCAGACAATTTTAAGGGAAAAGCAATTGTAGTTCAACAAATCGACGGCGGACAAGAAATTATAAAAAAGGACGGGCGAGAACAACTAAACTTTCCTGAAAACGGAATTTTACTGTATAAAGGTAAAATAGAAAGTGGCTACATAAATCACCAATACTTTTATGTGACAAATGCAGGAGACAGAAAAAAAATTCCTGAAAGAGCAAACTATATGTTTTGGGATGATGCCAAAACGAAAACAAGCAGTTCAGAAGTTGGTATTTGGTTTGAAGGTATGGGAATGGCGACACAGATTCCGCCTGACAAACTATCTGAGTACAAATACTTGGAAATGATAGTTTCTTCCAAAGACAGCTTAGAAAAGTATTATGACTTTCAATACAACAAACGGACAGACAGTTTGAAATACGAAATAATGAAACAATGCAGATAA
- the madM gene encoding malonate transporter subunit MadM, which yields MEILLKFLEKNGLVVAFLVVGLMILVADNVSKRLLNKKVPTPAVAIVFGLLLAYVGGTISGGEKGIADVKLFSGMGQLGGSMFRDFAIVSTAFGASILLMKKSGVVGAISLLIGTILSFCLGVFVAFGLGIRDAVSLTTIGAGACTYIVGPVTGAAIGASSEVIALSIATGVVKATVVAIATPLVAKRIGLDNPHTAMVFGGIMGTNAGVMAGLAATDPKLVPYGALTATFYTGLGCLLCPTVFYLIIRTIV from the coding sequence ATGGAAATTCTTCTCAAGTTTTTGGAAAAAAATGGATTAGTCGTTGCGTTTTTGGTGGTTGGGTTGATGATTTTGGTGGCTGATAACGTATCCAAGCGATTGCTCAATAAAAAAGTGCCAACTCCAGCGGTGGCCATCGTTTTTGGATTACTATTGGCTTATGTAGGAGGTACAATTTCAGGAGGAGAAAAGGGCATTGCCGATGTGAAACTCTTTTCGGGAATGGGTCAATTGGGAGGTTCCATGTTTCGCGATTTTGCGATTGTGTCCACAGCGTTTGGGGCAAGTATTTTGCTGATGAAAAAATCGGGCGTAGTAGGGGCAATTTCATTGCTGATTGGTACTATTCTCTCTTTTTGTTTAGGCGTTTTCGTCGCTTTTGGATTAGGGATTCGTGATGCCGTCAGCCTCACCACCATTGGGGCGGGTGCCTGTACGTACATCGTTGGCCCCGTGACGGGTGCTGCGATTGGAGCGAGTTCGGAAGTGATTGCTTTGAGCATTGCCACGGGCGTCGTCAAAGCGACGGTAGTAGCTATTGCCACCCCTTTGGTGGCCAAACGAATTGGACTAGATAATCCTCATACTGCCATGGTTTTTGGGGGAATTATGGGAACAAACGCAGGCGTAATGGCTGGATTAGCCGCTACTGACCCGAAATTGGTGCCTTATGGCGCACTTACTGCTACTTTTTATACGGGACTTGGATGCCTTTTGTGCCCTACCGTTTTTTACCTCATTATAAGAACAATCGTATAG
- the madL gene encoding malonate transporter subunit MadL, which yields MVIYGVALLAFCYLVGQVVGEYLGTWLGVDANVGGVGFAMLLLIVINSWLEKQGKLDTLTQSGIQFWNQMYIPIIVAMASTQNVKLAVSGGAVALLAGALPVAVCYFTIPYLTKAFKPSTEQ from the coding sequence ATGGTCATTTACGGTGTCGCCCTTTTAGCATTTTGTTACCTCGTCGGACAAGTAGTCGGCGAATACCTCGGAACTTGGCTAGGCGTAGATGCCAACGTCGGCGGGGTAGGTTTTGCCATGCTTTTGCTGATTGTTATCAACAGTTGGTTAGAAAAACAGGGAAAGTTGGATACTCTGACGCAATCAGGAATCCAGTTTTGGAACCAAATGTACATTCCTATTATTGTGGCAATGGCTTCTACCCAAAATGTCAAACTCGCCGTTTCGGGCGGAGCAGTGGCCTTGTTGGCAGGGGCGTTACCCGTTGCCGTTTGTTACTTTACTATCCCTTATTTGACCAAAGCCTTTAAACCTTCAACGGAACAATAA